A genomic segment from Luteolibacter ambystomatis encodes:
- a CDS encoding NAD(P)/FAD-dependent oxidoreductase → MSAPHRIIGQGLAGTCLAWSLHDRRAPFEIIDREGHGSSRVAAGMINPVTGKNFQPSWRIAEFLPEAVEFYRRLEERLGAVFWHPLTVVRLASREADWEKIRSKLADPEVAPWVAGEVSPPDERWVGAVEVKGGGRLDVRAFLDASRAWFVERGFYHQAEADPASPEDRQGIWCEGAAGLIAGRPGLHRCAKGEILTLRADGWEEPRIRVGDGGWLIPIGGDLYKAGATYVWDVLDAAPTEKGRRQVEDIAHRLAPGPFEVIGHDAGVRPILRRSQPLIGPLGEGWFFNGLGSKGSLYAPGVARRLAEWMLDGTEPDPDLDLRQFLASVKHS, encoded by the coding sequence ATGAGTGCGCCCCATCGGATCATCGGTCAAGGCCTCGCCGGCACCTGCCTGGCGTGGAGCCTGCATGACCGCAGAGCGCCCTTCGAGATCATCGACCGTGAGGGCCACGGCAGTTCGAGGGTGGCGGCAGGAATGATCAATCCGGTGACCGGGAAGAATTTCCAGCCGTCGTGGCGGATCGCGGAATTCCTGCCCGAGGCGGTGGAGTTCTATCGGCGTTTGGAAGAGCGGCTCGGTGCTGTGTTCTGGCATCCGCTGACCGTGGTCCGGTTGGCCTCGCGGGAGGCGGATTGGGAAAAGATCCGCAGCAAGCTGGCGGATCCGGAGGTGGCTCCGTGGGTGGCGGGCGAAGTGTCGCCGCCGGACGAGCGCTGGGTCGGCGCGGTGGAGGTGAAAGGTGGTGGGCGGCTCGACGTGCGCGCCTTTCTCGATGCCTCGCGGGCGTGGTTTGTGGAGCGTGGATTTTATCATCAGGCGGAAGCCGATCCTGCCTCGCCGGAAGACCGACAGGGGATCTGGTGCGAGGGGGCAGCCGGTTTGATCGCCGGGCGGCCCGGTCTGCATCGTTGTGCGAAGGGTGAGATCCTCACATTGCGCGCCGATGGCTGGGAGGAACCGCGTATCCGTGTCGGCGATGGCGGCTGGTTGATTCCGATTGGCGGAGATCTCTACAAGGCGGGCGCGACCTACGTGTGGGACGTGCTGGATGCCGCGCCTACGGAGAAAGGGCGGCGGCAGGTGGAGGACATCGCGCATCGTCTCGCACCGGGGCCATTCGAGGTCATCGGGCACGATGCGGGGGTGCGCCCGATCCTCCGGCGCAGCCAGCCCTTGATCGGACCACTGGGTGAGGGATGGTTTTTCAACGGGCTGGGATCGAAGGGCTCGCTCTACGCGCCCGGCGTGGCTCGGCGGCTGGCGGAGTGGATGTTGGATGGCACCGAGCCTGATCCGGATCTCGACCTGCGGCAGTTTCTGGCCAGCGTGAAACACTCATGA
- a CDS encoding tRNA (mnm(5)s(2)U34)-methyltransferase — MTSHSQITGWANPPRPTELAHRLLEDVLKPGDHVIDATCGNGHDTLFLARCVGDAGRVLAFDVQEAAIHSAKQLLQSKGVDARVAFHCESHAYLAQHTAPASIAAVMFNLGYLPGADHSIITRSSETLLALEAAAHVLRPGGWLCVVCYPGHEGGDDEAAEVGRWMEALAPVGWRVARYGMLGTRRPAPFLLTAVKPG, encoded by the coding sequence ATGACGTCGCATTCCCAGATCACCGGTTGGGCGAATCCGCCGAGACCCACGGAACTTGCGCACCGCTTGTTGGAGGACGTGTTGAAGCCGGGCGATCATGTGATCGATGCCACCTGCGGCAATGGCCACGATACCCTGTTCCTCGCGCGCTGTGTGGGAGACGCCGGGCGAGTGCTGGCCTTCGACGTGCAGGAAGCCGCGATCCATTCCGCGAAGCAACTGCTGCAATCGAAGGGTGTGGACGCCCGGGTTGCTTTCCATTGCGAGTCGCACGCGTATCTGGCGCAGCACACGGCTCCCGCGAGCATTGCGGCGGTGATGTTCAATCTCGGCTATCTGCCCGGGGCGGATCACTCGATCATCACCCGATCATCGGAAACGTTGCTCGCGTTGGAAGCGGCGGCGCATGTACTGCGGCCGGGCGGCTGGTTGTGCGTCGTTTGTTATCCCGGTCACGAGGGCGGGGACGACGAGGCGGCGGAGGTCGGGCGGTGGATGGAGGCGCTGGCTCCCGTTGGCTGGCGGGTGGCGCGTTACGGAATGCTGGGGACGCGGAGGCCCGCGCCCTTCCTCCTAACGGCGGTGAAGCCGGGTTGA
- a CDS encoding alpha/beta hydrolase, which produces MAILLAGMLPLCAGAESPRPVPKTPRELIHELTRDPDGDLATLARVFVGKGGGNSLFYYPTKDAADTPATWGWKFENVWFKSADGTRIHGWFLPTNQKKAKGTIVFSHGNTGAMGYHFGFVEWLLPEGFNVLMFDYRGFGSSGGSPVRHGMIEDVHAAFDYVRMRKDVDASRLISLGHSLGASKSITALAEKPVAGVRAIISDSGFASYVGMANAVAGKVGTDMVSDEWSPKDWVAKLTPMPLLVIHGTDDEVVPFAQGQQLFSAAAMPKTMFAVQGGHHGNSLWRNNGEYRKKMLEWLATAMK; this is translated from the coding sequence ATGGCGATCCTGCTGGCGGGAATGCTTCCCCTGTGCGCGGGGGCGGAATCGCCGCGCCCGGTGCCGAAGACCCCGCGGGAGCTGATCCATGAGCTGACCCGCGATCCCGATGGAGACCTCGCCACGCTGGCCCGCGTTTTCGTTGGCAAGGGCGGCGGCAATTCACTGTTCTACTATCCCACGAAGGACGCGGCGGATACTCCGGCGACCTGGGGGTGGAAGTTTGAGAATGTGTGGTTCAAGTCTGCGGATGGCACCCGCATTCATGGTTGGTTCCTGCCGACCAATCAGAAGAAGGCCAAGGGCACGATCGTGTTTTCCCACGGCAATACCGGCGCAATGGGCTATCACTTCGGTTTCGTCGAGTGGCTGCTGCCAGAGGGATTCAACGTGCTGATGTTCGACTACCGTGGCTTCGGCAGTTCCGGTGGCTCGCCGGTGCGCCATGGCATGATCGAGGACGTGCATGCGGCCTTCGATTACGTGAGGATGCGCAAGGATGTGGATGCAAGCCGCTTGATTTCCCTCGGTCACAGCCTGGGGGCCTCCAAGTCGATCACCGCGCTGGCGGAGAAGCCGGTGGCGGGGGTGCGCGCGATCATCAGCGACAGCGGCTTCGCGTCCTACGTGGGAATGGCGAATGCGGTCGCGGGCAAGGTCGGCACGGATATGGTGAGTGATGAGTGGTCGCCGAAGGATTGGGTGGCGAAGCTCACCCCGATGCCCTTGTTGGTCATCCACGGCACGGATGACGAGGTGGTGCCTTTCGCGCAGGGACAGCAGCTTTTCTCCGCCGCCGCGATGCCGAAGACGATGTTCGCCGTGCAAGGCGGCCATCACGGAAACTCCCTGTGGCGGAACAACGGCGAGTATCGGAAGAAGATGCTCGAGTGGCTGGCCACGGCGATGAAGTGA
- the ndk gene encoding nucleoside-diphosphate kinase: MSLETTLILFKPDAVEKKIVGTVLSRFEQEGFRIRGLKVLALSDEILAEHYSHIADKPFFPSVREFMQEAPVVALALEGEDVIARVRDLLGPTDSTQAAAGTIRGDFGFKDGDAKMRNVCHASDSVEAAEAELKRFFNEGEVIA, from the coding sequence ATGTCTCTTGAGACCACACTGATTCTTTTCAAGCCCGACGCCGTTGAGAAAAAGATCGTCGGCACCGTCCTTTCCCGTTTCGAGCAGGAAGGCTTCCGCATCCGCGGCCTCAAGGTGCTCGCCCTCAGCGATGAGATCCTCGCCGAGCACTACTCGCACATCGCCGACAAGCCGTTCTTCCCGTCCGTCCGCGAGTTCATGCAGGAAGCCCCGGTCGTGGCTCTCGCCCTCGAAGGCGAGGACGTGATCGCCCGCGTCCGCGATCTCCTCGGACCGACCGATTCCACCCAGGCCGCCGCTGGAACCATTCGCGGTGACTTCGGCTTCAAGGACGGCGACGCCAAGATGCGCAACGTCTGCCACGCCTCCGACTCCGTCGAAGCCGCCGAAGCCGAGCTGAAGCGCTTCTTCAACGAAGGCGAAGTGATCGCCTGA
- a CDS encoding DUF3147 family protein, with the protein MSRFPWDKLLSFTPMDLVKLAITAFIIVVVTKIQVVNDRLSSLLIALPITSLVAMCWMQAEKQGNARIANHSEGTFWFVLPTLPMFLILPWMLRSGWNFWLTLAANCLLTIGFFWLTVVILRRFGIDLMPK; encoded by the coding sequence ATGAGCCGCTTTCCCTGGGACAAACTCCTCTCCTTCACTCCGATGGACCTCGTGAAACTGGCCATCACGGCCTTCATCATCGTGGTGGTCACGAAGATCCAGGTGGTGAACGACCGCCTCTCCTCCCTGCTGATCGCGCTGCCGATCACCTCGTTGGTGGCGATGTGCTGGATGCAGGCGGAGAAGCAGGGGAATGCCCGGATCGCGAACCACTCGGAGGGCACTTTCTGGTTCGTGCTGCCGACCCTGCCGATGTTCCTGATCCTGCCGTGGATGCTCCGCAGCGGCTGGAATTTCTGGCTGACCCTGGCGGCGAACTGCCTGCTGACCATTGGCTTTTTCTGGCTCACGGTGGTGATCCTGCGGCGTTTCGGGATCGATCTGATGCCGAAATAA
- a CDS encoding DNA-directed RNA polymerase subunit omega has protein sequence MKSDLVEKASEIVSDPLVLVNLVSQRVRQLNSGRSPLIPTRPSMGAADIALQEIIEGKIKLGEKKKEEAVAE, from the coding sequence ATGAAAAGCGACCTTGTCGAAAAAGCTTCCGAGATCGTTTCCGATCCGCTCGTCCTGGTGAACCTCGTCTCGCAGCGGGTGCGCCAGCTCAACAGCGGACGTTCCCCGTTGATTCCGACCCGCCCGAGCATGGGTGCCGCCGATATCGCCCTCCAGGAGATCATCGAAGGCAAGATCAAGCTCGGCGAGAAGAAGAAGGAAGAGGCCGTCGCCGAGTAA
- the smpB gene encoding SsrA-binding protein SmpB, which yields MSEDIATNRKAGRDFHITAKFEAGLELKGTEVKSIRAGKINISDAFARVEKGQVFLYGCDIQPWETAAEWFNHPAKRPRRLLLNKKEIFKMEQATALQGCTLPLLRMYWKNRRVKVEIGIGKGKTHADQRHDLKKKVEMREVQREIQRFNRR from the coding sequence ATGAGCGAGGACATCGCGACCAATCGGAAGGCCGGGCGCGATTTCCACATCACCGCCAAATTCGAGGCGGGGCTGGAGCTGAAGGGCACCGAGGTCAAATCGATCCGCGCCGGGAAGATCAATATTTCCGACGCCTTCGCCCGCGTCGAGAAAGGGCAGGTGTTCCTGTATGGTTGTGACATCCAACCGTGGGAAACCGCCGCGGAATGGTTCAACCATCCCGCGAAGCGCCCGCGCCGCCTCCTGCTGAACAAGAAGGAGATCTTCAAGATGGAGCAGGCCACCGCGCTCCAGGGCTGCACCCTGCCGCTCCTCCGGATGTATTGGAAAAACCGCCGGGTGAAGGTGGAAATCGGCATCGGCAAGGGCAAGACCCACGCCGACCAGCGCCACGATCTGAAGAAAAAGGTCGAGATGCGGGAAGTGCAGCGCGAGATCCAGCGGTTCAACCGCAGGTGA
- the rpsO gene encoding 30S ribosomal protein S15: protein MSEINLKDYQVHDKDTGSASYQAALLTQRIQHLTIHLNANTKDFSSRRGLLKMVSQRRKLLDYLKGESEERYQQVIQGLGLRR from the coding sequence ATGAGCGAAATCAACCTGAAGGACTATCAAGTCCACGACAAAGACACCGGCAGCGCCTCCTACCAGGCCGCCCTCCTCACGCAGCGCATCCAGCACCTGACGATCCACCTGAACGCCAACACGAAGGACTTCTCGTCCCGCCGCGGCCTTCTGAAGATGGTGTCCCAGCGCCGCAAACTTCTGGACTACCTCAAGGGTGAGTCCGAAGAGCGTTACCAGCAGGTCATCCAGGGCCTCGGTCTCCGCCGCTAA
- a CDS encoding polyribonucleotide nucleotidyltransferase, whose product MNIHTITAEVGTNPITIETGKLAKLADGAVTVRSGDTIILVTAVSATKVKDGQTWFPLSVEYKEKASAAGVFPGGYFKREGRPTEKEILTCRMTDRPLRPLFPKGYFYDTQIVALLLSADAINDADILSMNGASAALCLSDIPFAGPIGAVRVGRVDGEFVINPTFDERENSDLDLVYVGNKTDVIMIEGAADELPEEEFVKALHFAQEAVQKLVVVQEELVRLAGKPKRDYTPVLAKENLLEIAYEIAGDRIEGAIYAPTKVERAKKVGALRDEVEAAIKERAPEATPFDVEQAFEYLQKKAFRISIMEKGVRADGRTVGQLRNLYAEANVLPRVHGSAIFSRGETQALAIATLAPGDEKQFIDNYAGGESEKRFILHYNFPPFSVGETGRMGGLNRREIGHGALAERSIEPVLPHPDEFPYAIRVSSEVTESNGSTSMATVCSGTMSLLSAGVPLIRPVAGISVGLVTEFSEAGVMEKYIPLLDIIGSEDFYGDMDFKLCGTSHGVTGYQLDLKLPGIPLSILAEAVTIAKNARTPILEKMAEAIPSHGELSPHAPRIVSIKIPADRIGELIGPGGKNIKGIQAESGAEVSIEDDGTVRIYASKQEGLDRAKSLIERMFQEIEVGKVYTGKVVSITAFGAFMEVLPGKDGLVHVSELAEGRTENVEDIVKKGDLITAKCIGVDEKGRVKMSRRAYLRDQKAAEAAPAPAEA is encoded by the coding sequence ATGAATATTCACACCATCACGGCCGAGGTCGGAACGAATCCGATCACGATCGAAACCGGCAAGCTTGCCAAACTCGCCGACGGTGCCGTTACCGTCCGCTCCGGTGACACCATCATCCTCGTCACCGCCGTCTCCGCCACCAAGGTGAAGGACGGTCAAACTTGGTTCCCCCTTTCCGTCGAGTACAAGGAAAAGGCCTCCGCCGCCGGCGTGTTCCCGGGTGGCTACTTCAAGCGTGAAGGCCGTCCGACCGAGAAGGAAATCCTCACCTGCCGCATGACGGACCGCCCGCTGCGTCCGCTGTTCCCGAAGGGTTACTTTTACGACACCCAGATCGTCGCCCTGCTCCTCAGCGCGGACGCGATCAACGACGCCGACATCCTCTCGATGAACGGTGCCTCCGCCGCCCTCTGTCTTTCCGACATCCCGTTCGCCGGCCCGATCGGCGCGGTGCGCGTGGGCCGCGTCGATGGCGAGTTCGTCATCAACCCGACCTTCGACGAGCGTGAGAACAGCGATCTCGACCTCGTCTACGTGGGTAACAAGACCGACGTGATCATGATCGAAGGCGCCGCCGACGAGCTCCCGGAAGAGGAGTTCGTGAAGGCCCTCCACTTCGCCCAGGAAGCCGTCCAGAAGCTGGTGGTTGTCCAGGAAGAGCTCGTCCGCCTCGCGGGCAAGCCGAAGCGCGATTACACCCCGGTGCTCGCCAAGGAGAACCTCCTTGAGATCGCCTACGAAATCGCCGGCGACCGCATCGAAGGTGCCATCTACGCCCCGACCAAGGTCGAGCGTGCGAAGAAGGTCGGTGCCCTCCGCGACGAAGTGGAAGCCGCCATCAAGGAGCGCGCTCCGGAAGCCACTCCGTTCGACGTCGAGCAGGCGTTCGAATACCTCCAGAAGAAGGCCTTCCGCATCTCCATCATGGAGAAGGGCGTCCGCGCCGACGGCCGCACCGTGGGCCAGCTCCGCAACCTGTATGCCGAGGCCAACGTGCTTCCGCGCGTTCACGGTTCCGCCATCTTCTCCCGCGGTGAAACGCAGGCCCTCGCCATCGCGACCCTCGCGCCGGGCGATGAGAAGCAGTTCATCGACAACTACGCCGGTGGCGAAAGCGAGAAGCGCTTCATCCTTCACTACAACTTCCCTCCGTTCTCCGTGGGTGAAACCGGCCGCATGGGTGGCCTGAACCGCCGCGAGATCGGCCACGGTGCGCTCGCCGAGCGCTCCATCGAGCCGGTGCTCCCGCACCCGGACGAGTTCCCCTACGCGATCCGCGTGTCCTCCGAAGTGACCGAGTCGAACGGCTCCACCTCGATGGCCACCGTGTGCTCCGGCACCATGTCGCTCCTCAGCGCCGGTGTCCCGCTCATCCGCCCGGTTGCCGGTATCTCCGTCGGCCTCGTCACCGAGTTCAGCGAAGCCGGTGTCATGGAGAAGTACATCCCGCTCCTCGACATCATCGGCAGCGAAGACTTCTACGGTGACATGGACTTCAAGCTTTGCGGCACCAGCCACGGTGTCACCGGCTACCAGCTCGACCTGAAGCTCCCGGGCATCCCCCTCTCGATCCTCGCGGAAGCCGTGACGATCGCGAAGAACGCCCGCACGCCGATCCTTGAGAAGATGGCCGAGGCCATCCCGTCCCACGGCGAGCTCAGCCCGCACGCCCCGCGCATCGTTTCGATCAAGATCCCGGCGGATCGCATCGGCGAGCTCATCGGGCCTGGCGGCAAGAACATCAAGGGCATCCAGGCCGAGTCCGGCGCGGAAGTCAGCATCGAAGACGACGGCACCGTGCGCATCTACGCCTCCAAGCAGGAAGGCCTCGATCGTGCGAAGTCGCTCATCGAGCGCATGTTCCAGGAGATCGAAGTCGGCAAGGTCTACACCGGCAAGGTTGTCAGCATCACCGCCTTCGGTGCCTTCATGGAAGTGCTCCCGGGCAAGGACGGTCTCGTCCACGTCTCCGAGCTGGCCGAAGGCCGCACCGAGAACGTCGAAGACATCGTCAAGAAGGGCGATCTCATCACCGCCAAGTGCATCGGCGTTGACGAGAAAGGCCGCGTGAAGATGAGCCGCCGCGCTTACCTCCGCGACCAGAAGGCTGCTGAAGCCGCTCCGGCTCCGGCCGAGGCCTGA
- a CDS encoding DUF2167 domain-containing protein, translated as MKKQFIWPLMALAFGLMAAMPVRAAQPEKEADEQTRQENVSKIREWVDGLKFQTGEVPVGTVAKAKVPDGYKYLNPEDSGKYLQLLGNPPAEVLGILFPKDMDLMGDSRWFVVLEYEKEGHVKDDDAAKIDYNDLLDDMKKSSAEINKERVKQGYDAVEIVGWAASPRYDASTHKLYWAKDLKFGGADGEHTLNYNIRMLGREGVLVANAVGGMQDLKDIEKATPDILAMVDFTPGNRYEDYNPKTDHTAEYGIAGLIAGAAGLKVAAKLGIFALIAKKAVILWKPIAIALAVIASRFKKIVGFFRKKSPDAV; from the coding sequence ATGAAGAAACAGTTCATTTGGCCACTGATGGCGCTCGCTTTCGGTTTGATGGCGGCGATGCCGGTTCGCGCCGCCCAGCCGGAAAAGGAAGCGGACGAGCAGACCCGCCAGGAAAACGTGTCGAAGATCCGCGAATGGGTGGACGGGCTGAAATTCCAAACCGGCGAGGTGCCGGTGGGCACCGTGGCGAAGGCGAAGGTGCCGGACGGCTACAAGTATCTCAATCCGGAGGACTCCGGCAAGTATCTGCAACTGCTGGGCAATCCGCCCGCGGAAGTGCTCGGCATCCTCTTTCCGAAGGACATGGACCTGATGGGGGACTCGCGTTGGTTCGTCGTGCTGGAATACGAGAAGGAAGGCCACGTGAAGGACGACGATGCGGCGAAGATCGACTACAACGATCTGCTGGACGACATGAAGAAATCCTCCGCGGAGATCAACAAGGAGCGCGTGAAGCAGGGCTACGATGCCGTGGAGATCGTCGGCTGGGCCGCTTCACCGCGCTATGATGCCTCCACCCACAAGTTGTATTGGGCGAAGGATCTCAAGTTCGGAGGCGCCGATGGGGAGCACACGCTGAACTACAACATCCGCATGCTGGGACGCGAAGGCGTGCTCGTCGCGAATGCGGTGGGTGGCATGCAGGACTTGAAGGACATCGAGAAAGCCACGCCGGACATTCTTGCGATGGTCGATTTCACACCCGGCAACCGTTACGAAGATTACAATCCGAAGACCGACCACACCGCCGAGTATGGCATCGCCGGTTTGATCGCCGGAGCCGCCGGCCTCAAGGTCGCGGCGAAGCTCGGCATCTTCGCATTGATTGCCAAGAAGGCCGTGATCCTGTGGAAACCGATCGCGATCGCCCTGGCAGTCATCGCCTCGCGCTTCAAAAAGATCGTCGGCTTCTTCCGAAAGAAGAGCCCGGACGCGGTCTGA
- a CDS encoding argininosuccinate synthase produces the protein MKIVVAYSGGLDTSVLLKWLKEKYNAEIIAYCADVGQADELDGLEEKALTTGASKYYLGDLKEDFARDYIFPMIQAGAIYEGRYLLGTSIARPCIAKGMLEVALKEGADAIAHGATGKGNDQVRFELSAASLAPNVKCIAPWRDASFREEFPGRAEMIAYAESHGIPIKASMKKPYSMDRNLLHISFEAGMLEDPWYDATTEADREMYVLSVSPEEAPDAPEYVEILFDKGNAVGIKHDNLAALITELGDVKVEGTKDGYTLLTPYGVMRVLNLLGGRNGVGRVDIVENRFVGMKSRGVYETPGGTILLAAHRDLEALTVDREAMFIRDGLIPKYAQLVYNGFWFAPEREAIQALVTETQKTVSGEVRVKLYKGNVMNAGRKSPHSLYSEAVATMEGGQEAAYNQDDATGFIALNALRLKASARQVK, from the coding sequence ATGAAAATCGTCGTCGCGTATTCCGGAGGTCTCGACACCTCCGTCCTGCTCAAGTGGCTCAAGGAGAAATACAACGCCGAGATCATCGCCTATTGTGCCGACGTCGGCCAGGCGGATGAACTCGACGGCCTTGAGGAAAAGGCCCTCACCACCGGTGCGTCGAAGTACTATCTCGGTGACCTGAAGGAAGACTTCGCCCGCGACTACATCTTCCCGATGATCCAGGCTGGCGCGATCTATGAAGGCCGCTACCTGCTCGGCACCTCCATCGCCCGCCCCTGCATCGCCAAGGGCATGCTGGAAGTCGCCCTCAAGGAAGGGGCGGATGCCATCGCCCACGGTGCCACCGGCAAGGGCAACGACCAGGTCCGCTTCGAACTTTCCGCCGCCTCTCTCGCTCCGAACGTGAAATGCATCGCCCCATGGCGCGACGCTTCCTTCCGCGAGGAGTTCCCGGGCCGCGCCGAGATGATCGCCTACGCCGAGTCCCACGGCATCCCGATCAAGGCTTCCATGAAGAAGCCCTACTCGATGGACCGCAACCTCCTGCACATCTCCTTCGAAGCCGGCATGCTGGAAGACCCGTGGTACGACGCGACCACCGAAGCCGACCGCGAGATGTACGTTCTTTCCGTGTCTCCGGAAGAAGCACCGGATGCGCCGGAATACGTCGAGATCCTCTTCGACAAGGGCAATGCCGTCGGCATCAAGCACGACAACCTTGCCGCACTCATCACCGAACTCGGTGATGTGAAGGTGGAAGGCACCAAGGACGGCTACACCCTGCTCACTCCGTATGGTGTGATGCGCGTGCTGAACCTTCTCGGCGGCCGCAATGGCGTGGGCCGCGTGGACATCGTGGAAAACCGCTTCGTGGGCATGAAGTCCCGCGGCGTCTATGAAACCCCCGGTGGCACCATCCTCCTCGCCGCGCACCGCGACCTGGAAGCCCTCACCGTGGACCGCGAGGCGATGTTCATCCGCGACGGACTCATTCCGAAGTACGCCCAGCTCGTGTACAACGGTTTTTGGTTCGCCCCGGAGCGCGAGGCCATCCAGGCCCTTGTCACCGAGACCCAGAAGACGGTGTCCGGCGAAGTGCGCGTGAAGCTCTACAAGGGCAACGTCATGAACGCCGGCCGCAAGTCCCCGCACAGCCTCTACTCCGAAGCCGTCGCCACCATGGAAGGCGGGCAGGAAGCGGCCTACAACCAGGACGACGCCACCGGTTTCATCGCCCTGAACGCCCTGCGCCTGAAAGCCAGCGCGCGCCAGGTGAAGTAA
- a CDS encoding sulfite exporter TauE/SafE family protein, translating into MPHLSPAGYALAVLAALCIGLSKSGFSGISLVSVVLFAELYEAKNSVGLALPLLIAADLMAYPAFRKHGSWKPVWGLLLPTLAGLLIGCLVLHYMDDRQLRRAIGVSILVMVAVQSSRRLSPEIYDRWAHSRGCGTFAGLAGGFSTMLANAAGPVIQLYLLARRIPKMELIGTGARFFLLVNLIKVPLNAQLATITRESLLENAKLVPAVAAGVFGGRYLIKLVPQRVFEWMIVGFSLIAGIRLLFW; encoded by the coding sequence ATGCCCCACCTGTCGCCCGCCGGATACGCCCTCGCCGTGTTGGCGGCGCTGTGCATCGGGCTTTCCAAGTCCGGGTTCAGCGGAATTTCGCTGGTTTCGGTGGTGCTGTTCGCGGAGCTGTATGAGGCGAAGAACTCGGTGGGCCTCGCCCTGCCACTGCTGATCGCGGCGGACCTGATGGCCTATCCGGCGTTCCGGAAACACGGTTCGTGGAAGCCGGTGTGGGGCCTGCTCTTGCCGACCTTGGCCGGTCTCCTGATCGGCTGCTTAGTGCTGCACTACATGGACGACCGCCAGCTCCGGCGGGCCATCGGCGTTTCCATTCTGGTCATGGTGGCGGTGCAATCGTCCCGCCGCCTGAGCCCGGAAATCTATGACCGCTGGGCGCATTCGCGCGGCTGCGGCACCTTTGCGGGACTGGCGGGTGGATTCTCCACCATGCTGGCGAATGCGGCGGGGCCGGTGATCCAGCTCTACCTGCTGGCGCGGCGGATTCCGAAAATGGAACTCATCGGCACCGGTGCGCGATTTTTCCTTCTGGTGAATCTGATCAAGGTGCCGCTCAATGCCCAGCTCGCGACCATCACCCGCGAGAGCCTGCTGGAGAATGCGAAGCTGGTGCCCGCCGTGGCAGCCGGGGTGTTCGGCGGGCGCTACCTGATCAAACTGGTGCCGCAGCGGGTCTTCGAGTGGATGATCGTCGGCTTCTCGCTGATCGCGGGAATCCGGCTGCTGTTCTGGTGA
- a CDS encoding site-2 protease family protein has product MVRFRLFGIPVEIQPWFWITLALLGGALSASTPELLLDLLLFMLAGTISILVHELGHALTGKAFGAPTSITLQAFGGYASFPARSFTRVQSFLVTAAGPAIQILLGIGALMLLRSETLPTPAAESFVRSLRNVSFAWAILNLLPVIPLDGGQLVVAVLGPKRFTISLWISLVVAVIAALGLLLLTQGRSILFPIFMASFAFENWKLLQEIKRRGF; this is encoded by the coding sequence ATGGTCCGCTTCCGCCTGTTCGGTATCCCGGTCGAAATCCAGCCTTGGTTCTGGATCACGCTCGCCCTTCTGGGGGGCGCGCTCTCCGCGAGCACGCCCGAGCTGCTCCTTGACCTGCTGCTATTCATGTTGGCGGGCACCATCTCCATCCTCGTCCATGAGCTCGGCCACGCGCTCACGGGCAAGGCGTTCGGTGCTCCAACCTCCATCACGCTCCAGGCCTTCGGAGGCTATGCTTCGTTCCCGGCGCGCAGCTTCACCCGGGTCCAGAGCTTCCTGGTCACGGCGGCAGGACCTGCCATCCAGATCCTGCTCGGCATCGGCGCTCTCATGCTTCTCCGTTCCGAAACGTTGCCGACCCCTGCAGCGGAGAGTTTCGTAAGATCACTGAGGAACGTCAGCTTTGCCTGGGCGATCCTCAACCTGCTGCCAGTGATTCCACTGGATGGCGGACAGCTTGTGGTGGCCGTGCTCGGACCGAAGCGATTTACGATCTCATTGTGGATCAGTCTGGTGGTGGCGGTGATCGCTGCTCTGGGACTTTTGCTTTTGACCCAAGGCCGCAGCATCCTGTTCCCGATCTTCATGGCGAGCTTCGCCTTCGAAAACTGGAAGCTGCTGCAGGAAATCAAGCGCCGCGGTTTCTGA